Proteins found in one Rhodobacteraceae bacterium D3-12 genomic segment:
- a CDS encoding LysR family transcriptional regulator: MDWDKLRIFHAVADAGSLTHAGDTLHLSQSAVSRQVRALEDALNTTLFHRHARGLILTEQGELLFDATRAMFRRLETATARIRDSEEEVFGELRVTTTTGFGTLWLAPRLPTLYEKYPDLKIDLMLEERVLDLPMREADVAIRMKEPSQADLIRKKLMAVRMQLYATPEYLARNGTPNVLEDLATHRVICMNVSSTQVGAGATLVQNLLSHDIRSTLTVNNYFGVLQAVLNNLGIGVLPDYVTQDFPNLVQVLPEADSGEIPVFLAYPEELRPSKRIAAFRDFVQDEIIAYRKQVKNQSVD, from the coding sequence ATGGATTGGGATAAACTTAGAATCTTTCACGCAGTGGCCGATGCTGGCAGCCTGACACACGCGGGCGATACCCTGCACCTCAGCCAATCTGCGGTGTCGCGACAGGTGCGTGCGTTGGAAGACGCGCTCAACACCACCCTGTTTCACCGCCACGCACGCGGGCTGATTCTCACCGAACAGGGCGAGCTGCTGTTTGATGCGACCCGCGCCATGTTCCGCCGCCTCGAAACCGCCACCGCCCGTATCCGCGATAGCGAAGAAGAAGTGTTCGGCGAATTGCGCGTGACCACAACCACCGGCTTCGGCACGCTCTGGCTCGCGCCGCGCCTGCCCACCCTTTATGAAAAATATCCCGACCTCAAAATCGACCTCATGCTCGAAGAGCGCGTGCTCGACCTCCCCATGCGCGAGGCCGATGTTGCCATCCGCATGAAAGAGCCAAGCCAAGCCGACCTCATCCGCAAGAAACTCATGGCCGTGCGGATGCAGCTCTATGCCACGCCCGAATATCTTGCCCGCAACGGCACGCCCAACGTCCTCGAAGACCTCGCCACGCACCGGGTCATTTGCATGAACGTCAGCTCGACACAGGTCGGCGCCGGCGCCACTCTGGTTCAGAACCTGCTCAGCCACGACATCCGCTCGACCCTCACCGTGAACAACTACTTCGGCGTGCTCCAAGCGGTGCTCAACAATCTCGGAATCGGCGTCCTGCCCGACTACGTCACCCAGGATTTCCCGAATCTGGTGCAGGTGCTGCCCGAAGCTGATTCTGGTGAAATCCCGGTGTTTCTTGCCTATCCAGAGGAATTGCGCCCCTCAAAACGCATCGCCGCCTTCCGCGACTTTGTTCAGGACGAGATCATCGCATATCGTAAACAGGTTAAAAATCAGTCGGTTGACTGA